A genome region from Bacteroides stercoris ATCC 43183 includes the following:
- a CDS encoding ABC transporter permease — protein MFDKLSHFFLRRRNWTLPYALFLLIFAIVPLLLIVLYAFTDADGAFTFANFRKFMMHPEAMNTFIYSIGIALITTLTCLLLGYPAAYILSQKQFNTSQTMVVLFILPMWVNILIRTLATVALFDFLNLPLGEGALVFGMVYNFLPFMIYPIYNTLQKMDRSLIEAAQDLGANPLQVFGKVILPLSMPGIMSGIVMVFMPTVSTFAIAELLTMNNIKLFGTTVQENIYNGMWNYGAALSLIMLLLIGVTILFTNEEDGASNESGGVI, from the coding sequence ATGTTTGATAAATTATCCCATTTCTTCCTGCGGCGACGCAACTGGACACTGCCCTACGCACTGTTCCTGCTGATATTTGCGATAGTGCCGCTACTGCTGATTGTGCTGTACGCCTTTACGGATGCCGACGGAGCTTTCACCTTTGCCAACTTCCGCAAGTTCATGATGCACCCGGAGGCGATGAACACCTTCATCTACTCCATCGGCATCGCCCTCATCACCACGCTGACCTGCTTGTTGCTGGGTTATCCGGCGGCATACATCCTCAGCCAGAAGCAGTTCAACACTTCGCAAACCATGGTGGTGCTGTTCATCCTGCCCATGTGGGTGAACATACTGATACGCACACTCGCCACAGTGGCGCTGTTCGACTTTCTGAACCTGCCTTTGGGCGAAGGCGCACTCGTGTTCGGCATGGTTTACAACTTCCTGCCGTTCATGATATACCCCATCTACAACACTCTGCAGAAAATGGACCGCAGCCTCATAGAAGCCGCCCAAGACCTCGGAGCCAACCCCTTGCAGGTATTCGGCAAAGTAATCCTGCCCCTCTCCATGCCGGGCATCATGAGCGGCATCGTAATGGTGTTCATGCCCACGGTGAGCACCTTTGCCATAGCCGAACTGCTGACGATGAACAACATCAAGCTCTTCGGAACAACCGTGCAGGAGAACATATACAACGGAATGTGGAACTACGGTGCAGCCCTGTCGCTCATCATGCTATTGCTGATAGGCGTCACCATCCTTTTTACGAATGAAGAGGACGGCGCATCCAATGAAAGCGGAGGTGTGATATGA
- a CDS encoding ABC transporter permease: MMTRILAKGYLWLLLALLYSPILIIMVFSFTEAKVLGNWTGFSTKLYSSLFTGGMHHSLTSAIWNTFAIAMLAATASTALGSIAAIGIFNLRTRTRRVMNFANAIPMMNADIITGVSLFLLFVSCGISQGFTTVVLAHITFCTPYVVLSVMPRLKKMNQNVYEAALDLGATPFQALRKVILPEILPGMISGFILAFTLSIDDFAVTIFTIGNEGLETLSTYIYADARKGGLTPELRPLSTLIFITVLVLLIVINKRAERARKN; this comes from the coding sequence ATGATGACGCGTATTCTTGCCAAAGGCTATCTGTGGCTGCTGCTTGCGCTGCTGTACTCGCCTATCCTTATCATCATGGTATTCTCCTTCACCGAAGCCAAAGTGCTGGGCAACTGGACGGGATTCTCCACCAAGCTGTACAGCTCCCTCTTCACGGGCGGCATGCACCACTCGCTGACGAGCGCCATCTGGAACACCTTTGCCATTGCCATGCTGGCAGCCACCGCCAGTACGGCGTTGGGCAGCATTGCGGCCATCGGTATCTTCAACCTGCGCACACGCACGCGCCGGGTGATGAACTTCGCCAATGCCATTCCGATGATGAATGCGGACATCATTACGGGCGTGTCGCTGTTCCTGCTGTTCGTCAGTTGCGGTATCTCGCAGGGATTCACAACCGTGGTACTGGCGCACATCACATTCTGCACCCCTTACGTAGTGCTGAGCGTAATGCCCCGCCTGAAGAAGATGAACCAGAATGTGTACGAAGCCGCCCTCGACCTCGGCGCCACTCCCTTTCAGGCATTGCGCAAGGTAATTCTTCCGGAGATACTTCCGGGTATGATAAGCGGCTTCATCCTTGCCTTTACGCTCTCTATCGACGACTTCGCAGTAACCATATTCACCATTGGAAACGAAGGACTGGAAACGCTCTCCACCTACATCTACGCCGATGCGCGCAAAGGCGGACTGACACCGGAGCTGCGTCCTCTGTCCACCCTTATTTTCATTACGGTGCTGGTGCTGCTGATTGTCATCAACAAGCGTGCGGAACGTGCACGGAAGAATTAA
- a CDS encoding ABC transporter substrate-binding protein, with translation MKRLTDIFLLLCLVLAAVSCKDSGEERSHVLKVYNWADYIDEDVLAEFPAWYKQQTGEDIRLIYQVFDINEIMLTKIERGHEDFDVVCPSEYIIERMLKKDLLLPIDRNFGKTPDYLPNISPYIRRELNKTSQPGRTTTDYAVPYMWGTAGILYNRNFITPDEAGSWHCLWNPRNKGKILMKDSYRDAYGTAIIYAHARQLADSTVTVEQLMNDNSPEAIALAEKYLKAMKPNIAGWEADFGKEMMTKNKTWLNLTWSGDAVWAIEEARAVGVDLAYEVPREGSNIWYDGWVIPKYAGNPKAAAYFINYLCRPDIALRNMDAIGYVSAVATPEIMEAKRDTAIATRSDLSYFFGEGVGADSLQINPVQYPDRKVVERCAMIRDFGNRTELVLEMWSRVKGDNLNTGIVLLIFSVFGVLFVWLVYGKIRKYRQKQRRHRRRRRR, from the coding sequence ATGAAAAGATTAACAGACATATTCCTTCTCCTTTGCCTCGTCCTCGCAGCCGTCTCGTGCAAGGATTCGGGCGAAGAGCGCAGCCACGTACTGAAAGTCTACAACTGGGCCGACTACATCGACGAAGATGTACTGGCCGAATTTCCCGCCTGGTACAAACAGCAGACGGGCGAGGACATCCGCCTTATCTACCAGGTGTTCGACATCAACGAAATCATGCTCACCAAGATAGAGCGCGGCCACGAGGATTTCGACGTGGTATGCCCCTCGGAGTATATCATCGAGCGGATGCTGAAGAAAGACCTTCTCCTGCCCATCGACCGCAACTTCGGCAAGACCCCGGACTATCTGCCCAACATCTCCCCCTACATCCGCCGGGAACTGAACAAGACCAGCCAGCCGGGACGCACCACCACCGACTATGCCGTACCCTATATGTGGGGCACAGCCGGCATCCTCTACAACCGCAACTTCATCACCCCCGACGAAGCCGGCAGTTGGCACTGTCTTTGGAACCCCAGGAACAAAGGCAAAATCCTGATGAAAGACAGTTACCGCGATGCCTACGGAACCGCCATCATCTACGCCCATGCCCGACAGCTTGCCGACAGCACCGTCACCGTGGAGCAACTGATGAACGATAACTCTCCCGAAGCCATAGCCCTTGCCGAGAAGTATCTGAAAGCCATGAAGCCCAACATCGCAGGCTGGGAAGCCGACTTCGGCAAGGAGATGATGACCAAGAACAAGACCTGGCTCAACCTCACCTGGAGCGGCGACGCCGTATGGGCCATCGAAGAAGCCCGTGCCGTGGGCGTGGACCTTGCCTACGAAGTGCCGCGCGAAGGCAGCAACATCTGGTACGACGGCTGGGTAATCCCTAAATATGCAGGCAATCCCAAAGCTGCCGCTTACTTCATCAACTACCTCTGCCGGCCCGACATCGCCCTGCGCAATATGGACGCCATAGGCTACGTCAGCGCCGTTGCCACTCCTGAAATCATGGAAGCCAAACGGGACACCGCCATCGCGACACGTTCCGACCTCAGCTATTTCTTCGGTGAAGGTGTGGGTGCGGACAGCCTGCAAATAAACCCCGTGCAATATCCCGACAGGAAAGTGGTGGAACGCTGCGCCATGATACGCGACTTCGGCAACCGCACCGAACTCGTACTCGAAATGTGGAGCCGTGTGAAAGGCGACAACCTCAACACGGGCATCGTACTGCTGATATTCTCCGTGTTTGGAGTATTGTTCGTCTGGCTGGTATACGGCAAGATACGCAAATATCGGCAGAAACAACGCCGCCACCGAAGACGGAGAAGAAGATGA
- the nagA gene encoding N-acetylglucosamine-6-phosphate deacetylase, with amino-acid sequence MLTQIINGRIFTPQGWLNEGSVLMRDGKILEVTNCDLALIGARLIDAKGMYIVPGFVCMHAHGGGGHDFTECTEEAFRSIINAHLGHGATSFYPTISSSPFEKLHQAAQVCEQLMAEPDSPVLGLHIEGPYLNKKMAGEQFADQVKEIDGQEYRELVESTRCIRRWDASPELPGALEFASYLREKGILAAVSHTEAEYDGIRAAYEAGFTHAAHFYNAMPGFHKRREYKYEGTVESVYLTDGMTIELIADGIHLPSTILKLAYKLKGVEHTCLVTDALSCAATEGKEINDPRYIIEDGVCKLADRSSLAGSIATMDVLVRTMVKAGIPLGDALRMASETPARIMGVYDRKGSLQKDKDADILIMDKELNIRAVWQAGKLVQENFLNYK; translated from the coding sequence ATGCTTACTCAAATTATCAACGGACGCATATTCACCCCGCAAGGCTGGCTGAATGAAGGTTCCGTCCTGATGCGCGACGGAAAAATACTCGAAGTGACCAACTGTGACCTCGCCCTCATCGGCGCACGCCTCATCGATGCCAAAGGCATGTATATCGTGCCCGGCTTCGTGTGTATGCACGCGCATGGCGGTGGCGGCCACGACTTCACCGAATGTACCGAAGAAGCGTTTCGCAGCATCATCAATGCACACCTCGGTCATGGTGCTACGAGTTTCTACCCTACCATTTCCTCGTCTCCGTTCGAAAAGCTGCACCAGGCAGCCCAAGTGTGCGAGCAGCTTATGGCAGAGCCCGACAGCCCCGTACTGGGATTGCACATCGAAGGTCCCTATCTCAACAAGAAAATGGCAGGCGAACAGTTTGCCGACCAGGTGAAGGAGATTGACGGACAGGAATACCGCGAGTTGGTGGAAAGCACCCGTTGCATCCGCCGCTGGGACGCCTCTCCCGAACTGCCCGGAGCACTGGAGTTTGCGAGCTACCTGCGCGAAAAAGGCATACTGGCAGCCGTATCGCATACCGAAGCCGAATACGACGGCATCCGTGCCGCCTACGAAGCCGGATTTACCCATGCCGCCCACTTCTACAATGCCATGCCCGGCTTCCACAAACGCCGCGAGTACAAGTACGAAGGCACTGTGGAAAGTGTCTACCTGACCGACGGCATGACCATCGAACTCATTGCCGACGGCATCCACCTGCCGTCCACCATCCTGAAACTGGCATACAAACTGAAAGGTGTAGAGCACACCTGCCTCGTAACGGACGCCCTCTCCTGCGCCGCCACCGAAGGCAAGGAAATCAACGACCCGCGCTACATCATCGAAGACGGTGTGTGCAAGCTTGCCGACCGCTCCTCATTGGCAGGCAGTATCGCCACCATGGACGTGCTGGTGCGTACTATGGTCAAGGCGGGTATCCCGTTGGGCGACGCCCTGCGCATGGCTTCCGAAACCCCGGCACGCATCATGGGCGTGTACGACCGCAAAGGTTCCCTGCAAAAGGACAAGGACGCCGACATCCTCATCATGGACAAGGAACTGAACATACGCGCCGTATGGCAGGCAGGAAAGCTGGTGCAGGAAAACTTCCTGAATTACAAGTAA
- a CDS encoding OmpA family protein yields the protein MKKMKMTAFLLSGAILLGSCGTMNNTTKGGIIGGGSGAAAGAIIGGLFGKGKGAAIGAAVGAAVGTGAGVAIGHKMDKKAAEAAKIEGAQVEMVKDANNLDAVKVTFDSGILFTFNSSTLSNDAKASLRDLAKILKEDTTTDIAIIGHTDKVGTYEANMKVSKNRAYAVENYLQDCGVSPSQFKQVEGVGYNEYDESLSASENRRVVIFMYASEQMIKNAEAGK from the coding sequence ATGAAAAAGATGAAAATGACAGCATTTCTGCTGAGCGGCGCCATACTACTGGGTAGTTGCGGTACAATGAACAATACGACGAAAGGCGGCATTATCGGCGGTGGCTCGGGCGCTGCGGCAGGAGCCATTATCGGCGGACTGTTCGGCAAGGGTAAAGGCGCTGCTATCGGTGCGGCAGTAGGCGCAGCGGTAGGTACGGGTGCAGGTGTGGCTATCGGTCATAAGATGGATAAAAAGGCTGCCGAAGCTGCCAAGATTGAAGGCGCACAGGTGGAAATGGTGAAAGATGCCAATAATCTGGATGCCGTCAAGGTGACGTTCGACTCCGGTATTCTGTTTACTTTCAACTCCTCTACGCTGAGCAACGATGCGAAAGCTTCCTTGCGCGACCTCGCCAAGATTCTGAAGGAAGACACAACTACGGACATCGCCATCATAGGCCATACGGACAAGGTCGGTACGTACGAAGCCAACATGAAGGTGTCCAAGAACCGTGCCTATGCCGTAGAGAATTATCTGCAGGATTGCGGCGTATCTCCCTCTCAATTCAAGCAAGTGGAAGGTGTGGGCTACAATGAATACGATGAAAGCCTGTCGGCGAGCGAAAATCGCCGTGTGGTAATATTCATGTATGCCAGCGAGCAGATGATTAAGAATGCGGAAGCGGGAAAATGA
- a CDS encoding cytochrome d ubiquinol oxidase subunit II: MNTYIFLQHYWWFIVSLLGAILVFLLFVQGGNSLIFCLGKTEEQRKMIINSTGRKWEFTFTTLVTFGGAFFASFPLFYSTSFGGAYWLWMIILFTFVLQAVSYEFQSKAGNLLGKTTYRAFLVINGVVGPVLLGGAVATFFTGSEFYINKGNIADTVMPVISSWANAGHGLDALLNPWNVVLGLAVFFLARILGALYFINNIGDADLVKRCRRALWGNTGLFLVFFLAFVIRTLLAEGYAVNPETGEVFMEPYKYLTNFIEMPVVLLVFFIGVLAVLWGIVRTVWKPSFDKGIWFAGAGTVLTVLALLLVAGYNNTAYYPSTADLQSSLTLANSCSSQFTLRVMAYVSVLVPFVLAYIFYAWRSIDRKKIDAAEMQDEKGHAY, encoded by the coding sequence ATGAATACCTATATATTTCTTCAACATTATTGGTGGTTTATAGTATCCCTGTTGGGAGCCATCCTTGTATTCCTGCTGTTTGTGCAGGGCGGTAACTCGCTGATATTCTGTCTGGGCAAGACGGAAGAGCAGCGCAAGATGATAATAAACTCTACGGGGCGCAAGTGGGAATTTACGTTTACTACGCTCGTAACGTTCGGCGGTGCGTTCTTTGCATCGTTCCCGTTGTTCTATAGTACGAGCTTCGGCGGTGCGTACTGGCTGTGGATGATTATCTTGTTTACTTTCGTGTTGCAGGCTGTAAGCTACGAGTTTCAGTCGAAAGCGGGCAATCTGTTGGGCAAGACGACGTATCGCGCTTTTCTGGTGATAAACGGAGTGGTAGGGCCGGTGCTGCTGGGCGGTGCGGTGGCAACGTTCTTCACGGGTTCGGAGTTCTATATCAACAAAGGTAATATTGCCGATACGGTGATGCCGGTTATCAGCAGTTGGGCCAATGCGGGGCACGGGCTGGATGCGTTGCTCAATCCGTGGAATGTAGTGTTGGGACTGGCTGTGTTCTTCCTGGCGCGTATTCTCGGTGCGCTTTACTTCATTAACAATATCGGCGATGCGGATTTGGTGAAACGTTGCCGTCGTGCGCTGTGGGGCAATACGGGTCTGTTTCTGGTGTTCTTCCTTGCATTCGTTATCCGTACGCTGCTTGCCGAAGGCTACGCGGTAAATCCGGAAACCGGAGAAGTATTTATGGAACCCTATAAGTATCTGACAAACTTTATCGAAATGCCCGTGGTGCTGCTCGTATTCTTTATCGGTGTGCTTGCCGTGCTTTGGGGAATTGTCCGCACGGTGTGGAAACCGTCTTTCGACAAGGGTATATGGTTTGCAGGCGCAGGCACTGTGCTCACGGTATTGGCGCTGTTGCTGGTGGCTGGTTATAACAATACTGCCTATTATCCCTCTACCGCCGACCTGCAAAGTTCACTTACGCTGGCAAACAGTTGTTCCAGCCAGTTTACGTTGCGGGTAATGGCCTACGTATCTGTCCTGGTTCCTTTTGTGCTTGCCTACATTTTCTATGCATGGCGCAGCATCGACAGGAAGAAGATAGATGCTGCAGAGATGCAGGATGAAAAAGGACACGCCTATTGA
- a CDS encoding cytochrome ubiquinol oxidase subunit I produces the protein MLENIDTSLIDWSRAQFALTAIYHWIFVPLTLGLAVIMGIMETVYYRTGDKFWKHTAKFWMKLFGINFAIGVATGLILEFEFGTNWSNYSWFVGDIFGAPLAIEGILAFFMEATFIAVMFFGWDKVSKRFHLASTWLTGLGATISAWWILVANAWMQNPVGMEFNPDTARNEMVDFWAVATSPMAVNKFFHSVLSGWVLAAVFVVGVSCWYLWKNREKKFALASIKIAAWVGLCAAVLSAWTGDGSGYQVAQKQPMKLAAMEGYYQGQEGAGLVAFGILNPDKKTADDGKDAFLFRMEIPKFLSLLAERDSKAFVPGINDLLKGGYPLKDGTTALSAQEKIEKGKTAIGAFSAYRAAKAAGNDAEAQVAAKVLKENVAYFGYGYIKDVNELVPNVPLTFYMFRVMVILGGYFILFFIVVLVLAYKKDLSQMRWMHWVAMLTIPLGYLAGQAGWVVAECGRQPWAIQDMLPTSAAISKLDVGSVQTTFFIFLVLFTVMLIAEVGIMLKAIRKGPEKELSHQS, from the coding sequence ATGCTTGAAAACATTGACACTTCTCTGATTGATTGGTCGAGAGCGCAATTTGCCTTGACCGCTATCTATCACTGGATTTTTGTGCCGCTTACTTTAGGATTGGCGGTAATTATGGGCATCATGGAAACGGTGTACTACCGTACGGGTGACAAGTTCTGGAAACATACTGCCAAGTTCTGGATGAAACTCTTCGGCATCAACTTTGCCATAGGTGTGGCAACGGGACTGATTCTGGAGTTTGAATTCGGTACGAACTGGAGTAATTACAGTTGGTTTGTGGGCGACATCTTCGGTGCGCCGCTTGCTATCGAAGGTATTCTGGCATTCTTTATGGAAGCCACGTTCATTGCTGTGATGTTCTTCGGTTGGGACAAGGTAAGCAAACGTTTCCACCTGGCTTCTACCTGGCTTACGGGACTTGGTGCTACTATCTCCGCCTGGTGGATTCTGGTGGCGAATGCCTGGATGCAGAATCCGGTAGGTATGGAGTTTAATCCCGATACCGCCCGTAACGAGATGGTTGACTTCTGGGCGGTGGCCACTTCGCCGATGGCAGTCAATAAGTTCTTCCACAGCGTGCTGTCCGGCTGGGTGCTGGCTGCGGTGTTCGTGGTAGGTGTGAGTTGCTGGTATCTGTGGAAAAACCGTGAGAAGAAGTTTGCTTTGGCAAGCATAAAGATAGCTGCCTGGGTAGGACTGTGCGCCGCTGTGCTTTCCGCGTGGACGGGAGACGGTTCCGGTTATCAGGTGGCACAGAAACAACCCATGAAGCTCGCTGCCATGGAGGGTTACTATCAGGGGCAGGAAGGAGCCGGACTGGTGGCTTTCGGCATTCTCAATCCCGATAAGAAGACGGCCGATGACGGTAAGGATGCTTTCCTCTTCCGCATGGAGATTCCCAAGTTCCTTTCATTGCTTGCCGAGCGCGATTCAAAGGCTTTCGTACCGGGCATCAACGACCTGCTGAAAGGCGGCTATCCCTTGAAAGACGGTACAACCGCGCTCTCCGCTCAGGAGAAGATTGAAAAGGGAAAGACGGCTATCGGGGCTTTCTCCGCTTATCGTGCCGCCAAAGCTGCGGGCAACGATGCCGAGGCGCAGGTGGCTGCCAAAGTGTTGAAAGAGAATGTGGCGTATTTCGGTTACGGTTATATCAAGGATGTGAACGAACTGGTTCCCAACGTGCCGCTTACTTTCTATATGTTCCGTGTCATGGTGATACTGGGGGGGTACTTCATCCTCTTCTTCATCGTGGTTCTCGTTCTTGCCTACAAGAAGGATTTGTCGCAGATGCGCTGGATGCATTGGGTGGCAATGCTGACCATTCCGCTGGGCTATCTTGCCGGGCAGGCCGGTTGGGTGGTTGCCGAATGCGGACGTCAGCCGTGGGCCATTCAGGATATGTTGCCCACAAGTGCCGCCATTTCCAAACTGGATGTCGGCTCCGTGCAGACCACATTCTTCATTTTCCTTGTACTGTTCACCGTTATGCTGATTGCCGAAGTAGGCATTATGCTGAAAGCCATACGGAAAGGACCGGAAAAAGAACTTTCTCATCAATCATAA
- a CDS encoding IS4 family transposase, whose product MFQDKYVFSQLTAFLNRTQFNNYVRKYDGNRYVKHFTCWNQMLAMMFGQLSNRESLRDLVVAFEAHRAKQYHLGLGREPIAKTTLATANQNRDYRIFEDFAFYMMKEACEKRTTNILDISGKKYAFDSTTIPLCLATFPWAKFRSKKGGVKAHVLYDIEAQVPAFYTVTTASKHDSTAMSSIHYEPNAYYIFDRAYDSFKELYRIHLTDSFFVVRAKTNLKYKTVRWKRRMPKNIMTDAEVKLTGYLSEKKYPESFRLVRYYDEEDDREFTFLTNAKQLSALDVADLYKKRWLIELFFKWLKQHLKIKKFWGTTENAVRIQISVAIITYCLVAIVQHDMKLKRSTYEVLQILSISLTDKTHLRDLFDKTNFNDVKDLNDPLIPGLFD is encoded by the coding sequence ATGTTCCAAGACAAATACGTATTCTCTCAATTAACCGCTTTTCTGAACAGGACTCAGTTCAACAACTATGTTCGCAAGTATGATGGCAACAGATATGTGAAACATTTCACTTGCTGGAATCAGATGCTCGCGATGATGTTTGGACAACTGAGTAACCGTGAGAGCCTGCGAGACTTAGTCGTTGCTTTCGAGGCGCATAGGGCCAAGCAATATCATCTTGGTTTAGGTCGTGAACCGATAGCCAAGACAACTCTTGCGACAGCGAACCAGAACCGTGATTACAGAATCTTCGAAGACTTTGCATTCTATATGATGAAGGAAGCCTGCGAGAAGCGGACGACCAACATCCTTGACATTTCCGGAAAGAAATATGCGTTTGATTCAACAACGATTCCGTTGTGTCTTGCAACATTCCCATGGGCAAAGTTCCGAAGCAAGAAAGGAGGGGTGAAAGCTCATGTCTTATACGACATTGAAGCACAAGTTCCTGCCTTCTATACTGTAACTACTGCATCAAAGCATGATTCCACAGCAATGTCTTCAATCCATTATGAACCAAATGCTTATTATATATTCGACAGGGCTTATGACTCCTTTAAAGAACTCTATAGGATACATCTTACAGACTCTTTCTTTGTTGTCAGAGCCAAGACGAACTTAAAGTATAAGACAGTCAGATGGAAGCGAAGAATGCCAAAGAACATAATGACAGATGCGGAAGTGAAACTGACCGGATATCTCTCCGAGAAAAAATATCCTGAGTCATTCAGACTCGTCCGATATTACGACGAAGAGGATGACCGTGAGTTCACTTTTTTGACGAATGCAAAACAACTTTCTGCACTGGATGTCGCCGATCTTTATAAGAAAAGATGGTTAATCGAGCTGTTCTTCAAATGGCTCAAGCAGCATCTCAAGATAAAGAAATTCTGGGGCACAACAGAGAACGCTGTTCGCATACAAATCAGTGTGGCTATTATCACGTACTGTCTTGTGGCTATTGTCCAACATGATATGAAGTTGAAACGTTCAACCTATGAAGTTTTACAAATTCTCAGCATATCATTGACTGACAAAACCCACTTGCGTGACCTGTTCGACAAGACTAATTTCAATGATGTCAAAGATCTAAATGATCCCCTGATTCCGGGGCTTTTTGATTAA
- a CDS encoding DUF4492 domain-containing protein: MKNLVTSIWQFYVDGFRSMTLGRTLWLIIAIKLFIMFFILRLFFFPNYLNEAAGEGDKEDYVSSELIMRAGR, from the coding sequence ATGAAAAACCTTGTTACCAGTATCTGGCAATTTTATGTCGATGGCTTCCGAAGCATGACATTGGGGCGTACCTTGTGGCTGATAATTGCAATCAAATTGTTTATCATGTTTTTTATTCTTCGTCTTTTCTTCTTTCCGAACTATCTGAATGAAGCTGCCGGAGAAGGCGATAAAGAAGATTACGTTAGCAGTGAACTGATTATGCGGGCGGGAAGATAG
- a CDS encoding TolC family protein encodes MINVKRLTVISLCAASTCVGNAMPQTQETAIGTQQQDSTQTLPAQWNLQACIDYALQQNITIRKNRLNAKSAEVDVKTARAALFPSLTASVSQRIVNRPNSQTNTIIDGDNITSSQSKTSYNGSYGIDANWTLYNGSKRLNTLKQQRMNNRIAELGVAESENTIEESITQIYVQILYAAEAVKVNEATLDVSRAECERARALLAAGSIARSDLAQLEAQVSTDKYQLVTAQATLQDYKLQLKQLLELDGEKEMTLYIPTLGDENVLSPLPSKTDVYRSALTLRPEIEAGRLNVKASELDIDIARSGYIPTISLSAGIGSTNTNGNDFTFGEQIKQNWNNSLGVTVSVPIFNNRQTKSAVQKAKIQKQNSELDLLDNQKNLYKTIEGLWLDANSAQQRYVAAIEKLRSTQTSYDLIQEQFNLGMKNTVELLTEKNNLLNAQQETLQAKYMAILNTQLLKFYQGEQITL; translated from the coding sequence ATGATAAATGTAAAAAGATTGACCGTAATATCGCTCTGTGCGGCAAGCACCTGTGTCGGCAACGCAATGCCGCAAACGCAGGAAACCGCTATCGGTACGCAACAGCAGGACAGCACGCAGACGCTTCCCGCACAATGGAACCTGCAAGCCTGCATCGACTATGCTTTGCAGCAAAACATCACGATACGCAAGAACCGTCTCAACGCCAAGAGCGCCGAAGTGGACGTAAAGACCGCCAGGGCAGCCCTCTTCCCCAGCCTCACGGCATCCGTAAGCCAACGTATCGTAAACCGGCCCAACAGCCAGACCAATACGATAATAGACGGCGACAACATCACCAGCAGCCAAAGCAAGACCAGCTACAACGGCAGCTATGGTATCGATGCCAACTGGACGCTTTACAACGGCAGCAAACGGCTGAATACCTTGAAACAGCAGCGGATGAACAACCGCATTGCCGAACTGGGCGTGGCGGAAAGCGAGAACACCATCGAAGAGAGCATTACGCAGATTTACGTACAGATTCTCTATGCAGCCGAAGCCGTCAAGGTAAATGAAGCAACCCTCGACGTCAGCCGGGCGGAATGCGAACGGGCACGCGCCCTGCTTGCAGCGGGAAGCATCGCCAGGAGCGACCTCGCCCAACTGGAAGCGCAGGTCAGCACCGACAAATATCAATTGGTAACGGCACAAGCTACCCTGCAAGATTACAAACTGCAACTGAAACAACTCCTCGAACTGGACGGCGAAAAGGAGATGACGCTTTACATCCCCACACTCGGCGATGAGAATGTGTTGTCGCCGCTGCCCTCAAAGACCGATGTCTACCGCTCCGCCCTCACCCTGCGCCCGGAAATCGAAGCAGGCCGGCTGAATGTCAAAGCCTCGGAACTCGACATCGACATCGCCCGCTCCGGTTACATCCCCACCATCAGCCTCAGTGCAGGCATAGGGAGCACGAACACCAACGGCAACGACTTCACCTTCGGCGAACAAATCAAGCAGAACTGGAACAACTCCTTGGGAGTAACCGTAAGCGTACCCATCTTCAACAACCGGCAGACCAAGAGCGCCGTACAGAAAGCCAAGATACAGAAGCAGAACAGCGAACTGGACTTGCTGGACAATCAGAAAAACCTGTACAAGACCATCGAAGGGTTATGGCTGGATGCCAACAGCGCACAGCAACGCTACGTTGCCGCCATAGAGAAGCTGCGAAGCACACAGACCAGCTACGACCTCATCCAAGAGCAATTCAACCTCGGCATGAAGAATACCGTGGAACTGCTGACCGAGAAAAACAACCTGCTCAACGCGCAACAGGAAACCCTGCAAGCCAAATACATGGCAATACTGAACACGCAACTGCTGAAATTCTACCAGGGAGAACAGATTACGCTTTGA